Genomic DNA from Oreochromis aureus strain Israel breed Guangdong linkage group 13, ZZ_aureus, whole genome shotgun sequence:
CTCTAATGTCTAAAAGAGTACACCGGAGGCCTCGTTTACCGAAATTTCTTAGACAAGACtatccatattcagtttttatgCCTTAAATTTGGGCTCCACTGGTTACCAGCAGATAGACGCCTGTAGGGTCTCAAGTGAAGATGACGTGTTGCGTTCAAATGACAATCTGGTTATAGTACGTTTTGAATCAGTTCAATCGCAACGAAAATgacaaatatacatatattgCTGGTCTTTGTTCTCCCCCCCCCTTGCTGTCTCTCTTAATAAAACTCATCTCACACAGGTTCTATCCTGGATGATGCTCTTTGAGTCATGTGACCGAAGAGCTGTGCTGTCAAAGGCTGTGGTCAGTCACAGGACACCTCATACCAATGATAGGCTTATGTAACACATCTGATCGTCTTGAATTTTGGCCAGGCCCTTTTAATGATGTCCTCAATATTTCATGAGAAGCTTGCATGTGTCTCCTGATACTGATAACATCCTTTATCTAAAAACAGTTGCtaaataattacaaaaacaacaatgcaGTTTTGCTTTTTAGGACAGTTTTTCATTACACGTGCAGTAATGGCTGATGTAAATTTGTATACTACCAGTTGTCCATCGTTAGATATACGTCCCAATcattaaagcaagaaaaaaaaatggtacaACGTGCACGTGTAGACAAAAATGACCTTGATGCTTGACTGTGAATGCTCAACCCAATAGTAAGTGCCACTGCTTCTACTTCTAAGTTGCTGTTGATTAAATGAAGGTTTTTCCACACTTCTGTTGTACATATACATTGACAATAAAAGGCTATGCTATTCTATTTTACAATGTGATGTTAACTTGTTGTTTCTTTCCTCACAGATGTGGTCGTCTTGCATGATGTGCAACAGTCGTGAGGCCACTGAGcaatctctctctccctcatctGGGGGCAGCCCCACCATTTCACCACCTTCCTAAAGTCATTCTCCCACTCTGCCAAGATGACCGACAGGAAGGAGCCTCCCTTCTTCAATGACGATAGCGTGGGAGCATTTCAATATAAGCTCCCTTTCTATGACACTATGGAGCTCTTCATAGAGACACTGACAGGGACCTGTTTTGAGCTGCGTGTGTTGCCCTTTGAGGCTGTCATTTCAGTCAAAGCGAAGATCCAGAGATTGGAAGGTATGGAGCTCACTAATGTTTAGTTTCTATGTTGCGGTAGTTTGCACTTCAGGGTAGGTTTGTTATCTTACAACACATATTATTGCAttgattggaaaaaaaaattggatgTACAGATTATTTTAAAACCTTTGACATACATTTTGCCATCGTATTAGTCAGATTTTTCTGAGGTGTGCTGCATTTCTCTGTAGAGACAGAGTTGCACAACTCTGGATACTCTATAATTTTCTAGTTGTTTGTATTGTTGACTTAAATTACAGATGCTTATCGAGTGTAATGAAGCTTAAAAATAAGTGGGGGGAAAGTATTAAACTCAAGCTTACACTGCATTTTTGCAATATTTATTACTGTATGACCTGATTAATCTTGATTGCGGTTGTatggtttaatttgaaatctgAATTATCCCCATTggatgaaaatggaaaaaataaatctggAACGATCTGTCCCAATTTAAATCCCATGCCTCATGATCCAGCATTGGGTACTTGTTAAACTTACAGTCGCTCTGACCCAGAGCCTTGCTATTGTTCCAGTTGTTTGTACAAAATGAGAGCAAAAGCGATGAGCTTGCTGAGTCACAACGCCAAACTAATCTACAATTTGTAGATACACTTTCCTGTGACATTCAAAACTATGTGAAAAGGTCAGTGTGTTTGCTGAATTTTCCTTATATTATCATTACCACAACAAATCTGCTGGCTTGTCTCAAGAGAAATGGCAGAGGCACCAAAAATGGACAGAGATAATCTGTTCTGTGTTAGAAAGAATTTGGCCACATGGATTGTATTAAGACATAGTTGTTTGTTTCCATTTATACAAATACATAgaaatcttcttttttaaactccCCCCCAAAATTTAAGGTTGCTTAGTAATGCATCAAGCTGACCTTGAGTATCTGCATTCCTTCCTGCTATTTTTCATTTGTGGTCAGAAAGCCCTCTGCGTGTGATGAGGTCTTTCAGCCAGGCCTGCGTGTTTGTGATTGAGCATATCACTCTGCAATGAAGAGACCACTGCTTGCTCACTAACGCTGGCTCACCTCCAGCACCGGGGCAGTGAGTTCACTGATTGTGGGCACAAAGAGCTTCCTGAGAGCTTCCTACTCATACACTGCTTCTTATTCCAAGCATTACCTCTAGAGAGCCTTTGTATTCACTAGCCTGTCAGTCCTGTACTggagttttattattttggtcCCACTTGGAATAATGTTTCAATTTAGACATGTATCCAATAGTTTTAGATACAACATAAGCTGACATTGTAGCTCATaaatagtttgtttttatttgcctcTATGTTTAAGTCGTCATTGCTTCTGTGATTGCTTAGTTTTGTCTTTAGGGGGCAGACATTAATCATCTTTAGTCATGTGCGATTGCTTGTGATTGGAGCATGTCTGTCAGATAATTGAACTTTGTCTATCAAATATGAACAGGTCCTTGTCAACTTTGgttgttttctctcctctcttctctctgaCTGTAAAGGTATCCCTGTTGCCCAGCAACACCTTATCTGGAACAATTTGGAGCTGGACGATGAACATTGCCTACATGACTACGGGTAAAACTGTTCTTCCTGACCCTTTGTGTCCTTCAGAGCACTGCTGTCAAGGCAAAATCACAAATCCAGGGGAGCTTGTTAGAGCAGTTACAGACAGGAAGCATTTAAAAATTTTCTGTGAACATTTAGTGTCATTTGGAGGTGCACATTAAAAGCCTCCCTGCTGTGGTGGTGACTCACTTATAATTCACTTCAGCATGCTGTAGATGAGCCAGATATGTGGCATTGGGTGAGACAAACAGCAGGCCGTTGATATTTGGAGAATTTGCCCTATCCACTCTTGTCAGTTTATGAGATGCAGAACTCACCCTTCAGTGCTCTGCTGGCTGCAGATGGTGGTATTGTTATGAATGCTTGTCACTTAATTTTCCACATGAACAGCCTCTGGTGAGATCTCGTTCGGCTCCCCTATCACACTCTGCAGCATGCTTTTTAAGTTTGTGAAGCAGAGGGGTAGAGTAGGCGATGAAACATCTGCTCATATGCGCCAAATGTTCCAGTGGGATTCCCGTTCCTGTACTTAAGTTCATCTGGAAAACATCCTGTCCCTTGAAGTGCTGTTTACTTTAAATCAGAGCCTCTGCTTCAGAAATAAAGCATTTTACCCTCCAAGTACATGCattatttccttttctttcataaTATTTGCACTGATATTACTGGTATGGCGTTTATGTATTAATTATCATTTGATTTGTGTTTGCAGCATTGCAGAGGGCTGCACTTTGAAACTGGTCTTAGCTATGAGAGGAGGCCCAATTAACACCAGGAGAGGTAAGAAGACTGACAAACTGTAGTCAGTGTTTTTATGCTTTTGGTTTTAATCTGCttccttgtttttattaaattacatAAAGTGTcttgttttttgcagtttaaaCCCCCTCTCTTCTTTTGTCAGTAACCATGGAGGATCCAGTCAAAGACGTGGCTGACCTGATGGACAGCACAAAGGAGGAAGGCTGGGAGAAAAACCTGGCTAACAAGCAGGTCACGTTTGTGGTCTATCGTGAGGGGGACCAACTAAATGTCTTCCGTGTGGTCGACAGGGGAGATGGTACCCTGACCCCCGTATCTGAATCTCTGAGGTTGTCAtagtttgtttttgatttttaacattatctttCCACAGACTGTAAATATGCACACAATTTGGATTGTGATTAGAAATTTGTACTCTTCATGGTCACATGATCATGCAtgataataaccacagcagaaatgtttccgtttctttttaaaaacaattcaatGTGTCAATGTGTGAAGTATAATTATACAGATTTTGTAGGATATTTAGTTATAGCTGTAGATCGTTACAGCTGAATTTATGGgtattttttcctttgtttttgtgtcgATTAACTGTTGTGACACTGAATTGctaatgttttggggttttttgtcgttttttttttttttttttatttctcttcccTCATTGTGTTTTCCAGTGGTGGCTCTGTGTTCAATGTGTATGCCGAAGAAGATGGAGAGAGTTCTACAGCTGCACAGCACAGCCTTGAGAACTCCATCACTATGACCAAAATGAAGCTGCTCAAAGCCAAGATGGAGGACATGAACCTCAACAAGAAGGTAGGAAGCCTTTGAGATCAAAGAAAATCAATGAAATTTTGTCATTTGTCTGACATATTTTATCAAGCTGAGGCATGATACCCTGTATGTGGAAGTGAATATATAAACCTTGGATCCATTATCTGTGTTTGCCTTATGCGTACAGAGCTTTCTGTATTAAGATGTAATGCTCTTTCACAGTCTTTGCTGCTTAATATTTTGTGTTGTAATGTTttgatctttttattttaatcgggaaaggaataaaatcaaatgACATCTAATAGTCTAGTCACTTTTGATTAGTTCTGATTATTTTAAAGAGTGATAATGATATTTTTGCATGAAGCCAATATGAAGCACCAAACACTAATTTCCCTTAGTTAGTAAGAGGGTAGAGCTTTGTTAGATTTAGCTGTGCTGGCCCTACATTTTCTTTAGCACTCATCAAATTTACGCAATAATCTTAAATCTAGTCAGTAGTATGATGGGTTTTTTCCAACAGGGGTAAATATACACTTAAGATAATCATCTGATATAACTCTGTCTATTCATTTCTGTCCATGTCTCTGTCCTGTAGAAGTCTGCAAAGGTAAAACCACGGGCCCCTGTCAGCCCTCATCCCTGTGGCAGCTCTTTCGGACCTTCCAACACTCGACACCATCATCGCCTCTTGCGCTCACTCCCTCAGATCAACCAGCCTTGGCAGTCAAATGCCCCTCTACCTCCAATTGTAGACCATGAATCCGTAGACCCCTCTCTGGCCTCTCCTGCTGCGACCTCGGCCCATCTGCCCATCCCTAGACGACCCCCTCCCTCTTTCTCCTCCCCATCTTGTTATATGCTTCAGGAGGAGGAGCCATGGGAGACATGCCCACCTTTTGCCAAGATCCGCCCCCCTCCTAAAGTGTCCCGGTTGGACATTGGCAGCACTAGGTTGATGAGGGACTGCATATACCCTCAGCTCCCTCCATTGTGTACCAGGGGGCCACCTGATGCCACATTTGACCCAGTTGAACCTGTAGGGGAATCATTTGGGCTGGGTGTATTGGACGAAACTGTTGGGCTTGTAGCACCAACTCAACCTGGATCTCCATTTGGTGACTTGTCAGATCCTCTGAGTCTGGATGTGTCCACCCAGCCAGAGGGAGGTTGTCAGACCCACGAGGTTGAGGCTCAGCACCAACTGCCACATCCCCCCTCCCCCGTTAGTCCCTGGACACGTGGGACAAATGAAACTCTCACCAGCAGAGCTGATGGGACACAGCTTAGCACATCCTTTCATATCAGCCCTCCCTCACCATTACCTGCCTCCACCTCACTGTCACCTTCAGCTAGACTGTTGTCTCAGCCTTTTGAGTCCACACTTTCCTGTTTACAGCCTAATCTTCAAGCACAATCCTCAGCGAAACAAGGCAGCACATCTCCTCACCCTTCAACCACCTTGTCAACTCATCCACCACGCATTCGTGGTGTTAAAGTAGAGTCACCTGGCAAAAGGCTAGAGCTCATCTCTAAGAGGGAAGCAAGAAACATCACTAAGGTGGCAAACCAAGCATATAAGGAGCCAGTGGGGTCTCTCAATAGTTCGGAGCTCTTGGCTTCTCTCTCCACAAGGGCTCTAGACATCAGCggcggcagcagcagggacCGTATTGGAGAGAGTCTGGGACTTGCACTGGCTTTGTCTCCTGGAACTGCCTCAGGACAGGGCAGCCGTAGCTCCAGGCTGCCATCCATCCCTGCTGACAGACTTTTGCGGGATGATCACATAAGGCAAATGTCACCATTACCCCCAGCATCAGCTTCTTACATGGTGAGCACAGATAAGTGACAGCATTAGCTGCTAAGATTAAATTTGTGGAATTGAGTTAccctaaaaataatttttttttttagtatttgtgTGGTTAGCTGGTCTCATTGAAGTCTTGGTCCAGTGATTTTTGCTATGAACGTCACAATTTcaggacagcagctttttctattgcaattatcaaaaaacaaactaagaatATCTTTTAGAACAAACCTGTTCCTTCCCTTTAATCCCTTCATGTGCTGGGACTATGGTAAACGATGTAGATGGATCCACTGTGCTTGAAAAACTGACACAATTTATTGATGACCTCTGGCATCA
This window encodes:
- the zfand4 gene encoding AN1-type zinc finger protein 4 → MTDRKEPPFFNDDSVGAFQYKLPFYDTMELFIETLTGTCFELRVLPFEAVISVKAKIQRLEGIPVAQQHLIWNNLELDDEHCLHDYGIAEGCTLKLVLAMRGGPINTRRVTMEDPVKDVADLMDSTKEEGWEKNLANKQVTFVVYREGDQLNVFRVVDRGDGTLTPVSESLSGGSVFNVYAEEDGESSTAAQHSLENSITMTKMKLLKAKMEDMNLNKKKSAKVKPRAPVSPHPCGSSFGPSNTRHHHRLLRSLPQINQPWQSNAPLPPIVDHESVDPSLASPAATSAHLPIPRRPPPSFSSPSCYMLQEEEPWETCPPFAKIRPPPKVSRLDIGSTRLMRDCIYPQLPPLCTRGPPDATFDPVEPVGESFGLGVLDETVGLVAPTQPGSPFGDLSDPLSLDVSTQPEGGCQTHEVEAQHQLPHPPSPVSPWTRGTNETLTSRADGTQLSTSFHISPPSPLPASTSLSPSARLLSQPFESTLSCLQPNLQAQSSAKQGSTSPHPSTTLSTHPPRIRGVKVESPGKRLELISKREARNITKVANQAYKEPVGSLNSSELLASLSTRALDISGGSSRDRIGESLGLALALSPGTASGQGSRSSRLPSIPADRLLRDDHIRQMSPLPPASASYMTTSTLASAGGVMTSFGTIGTPTYHLPPVKAPTGTKKKSSKHCFLCGKKTGLATSYECRCGHNFCAVHRYAETHDCTYDYKGAGRRFLQETNPLISAPKLPKI